A window of Juglans regia cultivar Chandler chromosome 7, Walnut 2.0, whole genome shotgun sequence contains these coding sequences:
- the LOC108997123 gene encoding probable aquaporin PIP2-5: protein MAKDVEVAEHGAFPPRDYQDPPPAPLFDAKELGKWSFYRALIAEFTATLLFLYVTVLTVIGYKSQSDGLANACNGVGFLGIAWAFGGMIFVLVYCTAGISGGHINPAVTFGLLLARKVSLLRAVLYMVAQCLGAISGVGLVKAFNKAHYVKYGGGANTLTDGYSKGTGLGAEIVGTFVLVYTVFSATDPKRKARDSYVPILAPLPIGFAVFLVHLATIPVTGTGINPARSLGPAVIYNEKAAWDDQWLFWVGPFIGAALAAFYHQFILRAGAVKALGSFRSNPIV, encoded by the exons ATGGCTAAGGACGTGGAGGTGGCAGAACATGGCGCTTTCCCGCCCAGGGACTACCAAGATCCACCTCCGGCACCGCTCTTCGACGCCAAGGAGCTAGGCAAGTGGTCCTTCTACAGGGCTTTGATAGCTGAGTTTACAGCTACTTTGCTCTTTCTATATGTTACGGTGCTGACAGTAATAGGCTACAAGAGCCAGAGTGATGGACTTGCCAACGCCTGTAATGGAGTCGGGTTTCTCGGGATTGCTTGGGCTTTTGGCGGCatgatttttgttcttgtttacTGCACTGCTGGGATTTCAG GGGGTCACATCAACCCGGCCGTGACATTCGGGCTGCTCTTAGCTCGGAAGGTGTCGTTGTTGCGCGCGGTGTTGTACATGGTGGCTCAGTGCTTGGGAGCCATCAGTGGCGTGGGGCTGGTGAAGGCCTTTAACAAGGCGCACTACGTGAAGTACGGAGGTGGGGCTAACACGCTCACCGATGGCTACAGCAAGGGCACTGGTTTGGGTGCCGAGATCGTTGGCACATTCGTCCTCGTCTACACCGTCTTCTCTGCCACTGATCCCAAGAGGAAAGCTCGAGATTCCTACGTTCCG ATATTGGCGCCACTCCCGATTGGATTTGCGGTGTTCCTGGTTCACTTGGCCACCATCCCTGTCACTGGTACCGGCATCAACCCAGCTAGGAGCCTCGGACCCGCTGTTATTTACAACGAGAAGGCGGCCTGGGATGATCAA tggctgttttgggttggACCATTCATTGGAGCTGCACTAGCAGCTTTCTACCACCAATTCATATTGAGGGCAGGTGCTGTGAAAGCTCTTGGGTCATTCAGGAGCAACCCTATTGTTTGA
- the LOC108997024 gene encoding uncharacterized protein LOC108997024, giving the protein MHLWPSMRIRDSFKLGYLRKLEWNLNRMESEKQKLLDNEEPVSDRQEAAKPNSEILGGLLVVCRESLMVLSCCYCCFCCGACLDEDEY; this is encoded by the exons atgcATCTATGGCCGTCGATGAGGATTAGGGACTCATTCAAGCTTGGATACCTGAGAAAGCTCGAATGGAACCTCAATAGAATGGAAAGCGAAAAGCAGAAACTGTTGGATAATGAAGAACCTGTTTCCGATCGACAAGAAGCTGCGAAACCCAATTCAGAGATTCTTGGTGGGCTCCTCGTAGTGTGCAGGGAGTCGCTGATGGTTCTCTCCTGTTGCTATTGCTGTTTCTGTTGCGGAG CTTGTCTGGATGAAGATGAGTATTGA
- the LOC108997023 gene encoding caffeoylshikimate esterase-like, which produces METKTFISRDFEARNISLPLSFCLALLLHWSRYSVLLPPRTIARRMVHPVAEANEESPFGSLTPDEFYARHSVTHGSEYITNDRGLRLFTQWWTPLPPTELVGTLSVVHGFTGESSWFLQLSAVFFAKAGFAVCAIDYQGHGFSDGLVHHIPDINPVVEDCISFFNAFRVLHAPSLPSFLYAESLGGAIALLITLQKDTVWDGLILNGAMCGISAKFKPPWPLEYFLSLVAILIPTWRVIPTRGSLTEVSLKEEWKRKLALASPNRLVAWPRAGTARELVRVCDELQGRFEEVRVPLLVVHGTKDVVCDPACAEELYKRSSSKDKTLKIYPEMWHQLIGEPEENVELVYGDMLQWLLSRAKGASDARAA; this is translated from the coding sequence ATGGAAACAAAAACCTTTATAAGTAGAGACTTCGAAGCTCGCaatatctctctccctctctcattttgTCTTGCACTTCTTCTGCACTGGAGTCGGTACAGCGTTCTTCTACCCCCGCGTACCATAGCTAGGAGAATGGTGCACCCAGTAGCGGAGGCGAACGAGGAGAGTCCCTTTGGCTCGCTGACTCCGGACGAGTTCTACGCGCGCCATTCCGTTACTCACGGCTCGGAGTACATCACCAACGACAGGGGCCTCAGGCTCTTCACCCAGTGGTGGACCCCACTCCCTCCAACCGAGCTCGTTGGAACCCTATCCGTCGTCCACGGCTTCACCGGTGAGTCCAGCTGGTTCCTCCAGCTCAGCGCCGTGTTCTTCGCCAAAGCCGGCTTCGCCGTCTGCGCCATCGACTACCAGGGCCACGGATTCTCCGACGGCCTCGTTCACCACATCCCCGATATCAACCCCGTCGTCGAAGACTGTATCTCCTTCTTCAACGCCTTCCGTGTTCTCCACGCGCCCTCCTTGCCCTCCTTCCTATACGCGGAGTCCCTCGGTGGCGCGATTGCCCTTCTCATTACGCTTCAGAAGGACACCGTCTGGGACGGCCTTATCCTCAACGGAGCGATGTGTGGGATCAGCGCCAAGTTCAAGCCGCCATGGCCGTTAGAATACTTCCTATCCTTGGTCGCCATTTTGATCCCCACTTGGCGCGTGATTCCCACCCGGGGTTCCCTGACGGAGGTCTCGTTGAAGGAGGAGTGGAAGCGGAAGCTGGCGTTGGCGAGCCCGAATAGACTGGTGGCGTGGCCACGCGCGGGTACGGCGCGCGAGCTGGTGAGGGTATGCGACGAGCTGCAGGGCAGGTTTGAGGAGGTGCGGGTGCCATTACTGGTAGTTCACGGCACCAAAGACGTCGTGTGCGACCCGGCGTGCGCGGAAGAACTGTACAAACGCTCCTCGAGCAAGGATAAGACTCTCAAGATTTACCCCGAGATGTGGCACCAGTTAATTGGCGAACCGGAGGAGAACGTCGAGTTGGTATACGGGGACATGTTGCAATGGCTTCTGAGCAGGGCGAAAGGCGCCTCTGATGCACGCGCCGCCTGA
- the LOC108997058 gene encoding WPP domain-associated protein, translating to MDEFFAGGMDGRFRVSITDSTMMSIVHHSMDKAHEKVKSKEGIVERLNEMSKFYELAVMQLEGCLMFVQEETYGCILESNYEELLADLKEIRDHLQGRLKESQLAISDKDRELTERAGNEMKLRQALELKERELVSLRANLEIERTKTEGIEEFVLGNRIVRDKDRDRDRDGEFCELKNSVHQQVWNIKQKLGPDNSLIEEERNRGFDNEKIEQMGLDIDMLKETLDLAFGKMQKAIFLSHMGPIEQQWRWSIENDTISILIRGIVRNLEESFEAKVMRKQEKQVRVCLSEHWSDLMNEVASLRRELEPLCRENDMQANGIKTRNASAPPSISGRKISHIAREMLSPEYDSCNKTGNFSLKVGEVDEQEELTGKEQQVGRRQYVAKMIKSHESIIRRQSEDLNRLKREILREKGCLSLREEKDPQNLRRRIQEIVVRLNNFMEWDAKMGKKFGDHASIHGNENFIEKRVSQFDESINTLADGWEKINKVSFNSHAVLNEEQQNEIRMLRQEKEDANLKAMILEEIYFTLLRGQRKEFYIELDYYDLECLIHEGICKYLFREKVGQWNESFESSIIEAQIREEIHFLAFREALKDYKIVEDSRYTDELGSVEGSVREGIWTAFLRQVFKEWNESTEGQNTASLIREEIYRIVFGESFKSIACSASSSTLNQLQEVKLPEDFLPITSEMVKEFKTDIDSYNVESLIREDIFHFVIVEAVRDASILHRELGESRIQGNMLGDLHSSKELNNGINASVENKLVRKLDSLSQCFQVEDLKPSASTELEERTAHLDLVSLKYEEMDEKNIFEKLLIEEEHTLSSGSSKQEKSSQQLVTSKALFGELGPSLGTSIAGDLECVHDEMTPILDVSQVGEASFHIPNDYEAGQLTEADSVFSPALLGFQQALADFEHLVLEKLGKNILRLIEVKDNLDPLVELVASLRNKELLYRKAFVRRCYNLQKAELEVDLLGDQVDVLLGLLEKIYTRLHQYSPALQQYFEVSDILNLIKKELTGGVVRIPNK from the exons ATGGATGAGTTCTTTGCTGGTGGGATGGATGGCAGGTTTAGAGTTTCTATAACAGATTCGACCATGATGTCGATTGTGCACCATTCAATGGATAAAGCACACGAGAAAGTAAAATCAAAAGAAGGGATTGTCGAGCGCTTGAATGAGATGTCAAAGTTCTATGAGTTGGCGGTAATGCAGTTAGAGGGGTGTCTGATGTTTGTACAAGAAGAGACATACGGCTGCATACTTGAAAGCAATTACGAGGAATTACTCGCAGACCTAAAAGAGATAAGAGACCACCTTCAAGGACGTCTAAAGGAATCTCAGCTAGCTATATCCGATAAGGACAGAGAATTAACAGAAAGAgcaggaaatgaaatgaagctTAGGCAAGCATTGGAGCTAAAAGAAAGAGAGTTGGTTTCATTGCGTGCTAACCTTGAGATCGAAAGAACAAAGACTGAAGGTATTGAGGAGTTTGTTCTAGGCAACCGGATAGTTAGAGATaaagatagagatagagatagagatggTGAATTTTGTGAGCTGAAGAACTCTGTGCATCAACAGGTATGGAATATCAAACAAAAACTAGGCCCTGATAATAGTCTAATTGAGGAGGAAAGAAATAGAGGTTTTGACAATGAAAAGATTGAACAAATGGGCTTGGACATAGATATGCTGAAGGAAACGTTAGATCTCGCTTTTGGAAAGATGCAGAAAGCCATATTTTTGTCTCACATGGGGCCAATAGAGCAGCAGTGGAGGTGGTCTATAGAGAACGATACCATCTCTATTTTGATTAGAGGCATAGTGAGGAATCTCGAAGAGAGTTTTGAAGCAAAAGTAATGAGGAAGCAAGAGAAACAAGTTCGTGTGTGCTTGAGTGAGCATTGGtcagatttgatgaatgaagttgCAAGTTTGCGTCGAGAACTCGAGCCCCTTTGCAGAGAAAATGATATGCAGGCGAATGGTATTAAGACCCGTAATGCTTCAGCCCCTCCATCAATTTCTGGACGCAAGATTTCTCATATAGCAAGAGAAATGCTTTCACCCGAATATGATAGTTGCAACAAAACTGGAAATTTCTCCTTGAAGGTTGGGGAGGTAGATGAGCAGGAAGAGCTTACTGGGAAGGAACAACAAGTGGGTAGAAGGCAATATGTGGCTAAGATGATAAAAAGTCATGAATCTATTATTCGGAGGCAAAGTGAAGATCTGAATAGGCTGAAGCGAGAAATTCTTCGAGAAAAAGGATGTTTATCCCTCAGGGAAGAAAAGGACCCTCAAAATCTTAGAAGAAGGATCCAAGAAATTGTTGTGAGACTGAACAATTTCATGGAATGGGATGCTAAGATGGGAAAAAAATTTGGTGATCATGCATCCATACatggaaatgaaaattttatcgAGAAAAGGGTATCACAATTTGATGAGAGCATCAATACTTTGGCAGATGGCTGGGAGAAGATTAATAAAGTTTCATTTAATTCTCATGCAGTACTAAATGAAGAGCAACAAAATGAGATAAGGATGCTAagacaagaaaaagaagacgCAAATCTGAAGGCAATGATATTAGAGGAGATATATTTTACCCTTCTGAGAGGACAAAGGAAAGAATTTTACATTGAGTTAGATTATTATGATTTAGAGTGCCTGATACACGAgggtatatgtaaatatttgttCAGGGAAAAGGTAGGACAGTGGAATGAGAGCTTTGAGAGCAGCATTATTGAAGCCCAGATCAGAGAGGAGATACATTTCCTTGCCTTCAGGGAGGCATTGAAGGATTATAAGATTGTGGAAGACTCTAGGTATACTGACGAGTTAGGCAGTGTAGAGGGCTCTGTAAGAGAGGGCATATGGACAGCTTTCTTGCGGCAAGTTTTTAAAGAATGGAACGAAAGCACAGAAGGACAGAACACCGCAAGCTTGATTAGAGAAGAGATATATAGAATTGTCTTTGGTGAGAGCTTCAAAAGTATTGCCTGCAGCGCCAGTAGTTCTACATTAAATCAACTTCAAGAGGTTAAACTTCCTGAGGATTTTCTCCCAATCACCAGTGAGATGGTGAAGGAATTCAAGACGGACATAGATTCTTATAATGTAGAGAGTCTGATTAGGGAAGATATCTTTCATTTTGTGATTGTCGAGGCAGTGAGAGATGCCTCCATCTTGCATAGAGAATTAGGCGAGTCTAGAATTCAAGGCAATATGTTGGGAGATCTGCACTCTTCTAAGGAGTTAAATAATGGTATAAACGCTAGTGTTGAGAATAAATTAGTTCGGAAACTAGATTCTCTATCACAATGTTTTCAGGTGGAGGATTTAAAGCCAAGTGCAAGTACTGAGTTAGAGGAACGAACTGCACACCTTGACCTTGTGAGCTTGAAATATGAAGAGATggatgagaaaaatatatttgaaaagcTGTTAATTGAAGAGGAACATACTTTAAGCTCAGGAAGTAGCAAGCAAGAGAAGTCCTCGCAACAGTTGGTCACAAGTAAGGCACTGTTCGGTGAGTTGGGCCCTAGTTTAGGCACAAGTATCGCTGGTGATCTAGAATGCGTTCATGATGAGATGACTCCTATATTAGATGTTTCACAAGTTGGAGAGGCCTCCTTCCATATACCCAATGATTATGAAGCGGGACAATTAACTGAAGCGGATTCTGTCTTCTCGCCGGCTCTCTTGGGATTTCAGCAAGCACTTGCAGATTTTGAGCATCTAGTGCTCGAAAAATTAGGAAAGAACATTTTGAG GTTGATAGAGGTGAAGGACAATTTAGACCCGCTTGTTGAGCTTGTTGCCTCTCTGAGAAACAAGGAATTGCTTTACAGGAAGGCCTTTGTTAGGAGATGTTACAACCTGCAGAAGGCTGAACTTGAG GTAGATTTGCTTGGTGATCAAGTGGATGTGCTTCTAGGTCTACTTGAGAAAATATACACAAGACTGCATCAGTATTCACCAGCTCTGCAGCAGTACTTTGAG GTCTCAGacattttgaatttgattaagAAAGAACTAACTGGAGGAGTTGTTCGTATACccaataaataa
- the LOC108997048 gene encoding uncharacterized protein LOC108997048 gives MEGRMCSVSIFLALFLFSGLNKYHCLGPLKSNASPEPAPTQAPASLPPVPDYNHVLPAISATPPDPPTASIQFQKIWVSPGELSAGQKAGIVIGVLAGAGALCVAGLWTTACIFSQNLAALAISNRGQNAIQQLLAAEQEAQRIVIEARKAKLARLKQAKEEAEKEIAEFRAHMELEVVESYGDSDAIVKRLEQETEAKIHHLKTQAARISNDVVQMLLNHVTTVKK, from the exons ATGGAGGGGAGAATGTGTTCCGTCTCTATTTTCCTAGCACTGTTTCTCTTCTCAGGCTTGAACAAATATCATTGTTTGGGACCTTTGAAGTCCAATGCCTCACCTGAGCCGGCGCCAACTCAAGCACCCGCCTCACTTCCGCCGGTTCCTGATTATAATCATGTTCTGCCTGCTATTTCTGCTACTCCGCCTGATCCTCCCACGGCATCCATTCAATTTCAGAAAATATGGGTCTCTCCTGGGGAGTTGAGTGCCGGACAGAAGGCAGGAATAGTGATTGGAGTGCTGGCCGGTGCGGGTGCTTTGTGCGTGGCAGGGCTGTG GACCACCGCATGCATCTTCTCTCAAAA TTTGGCTGCATTAGCAATTTCCAACAGGGGACAGAATGCAATTCAACAACTGCTAGCTGCTGAACAAGAAGCTCAGCGAATTGTTATTGAAGCCAGAAAAG CAAAGTTGGCCAGATTAAAACAGGCCAAAGAAGAGGCCGAGAAGGAGATTGCCGAGTTTCGTGCTCATATGGAACTTGAGGTTGTGGAG AGCTATGGGGATTCAGATGCCATTGTGAAGAGGCTGGAGCAAGAAACAGAGGCAAAGATCCATCACCTGAAGACACAGGCTGCAAGAATATCCAATGATGTCGTACAGATGCTTCTAAATCATGTGACCACTGTGAAGAAGTAA
- the LOC108997011 gene encoding tyrosine-specific transport protein-like, producing MESQRMPPSYPLHPKIHRNAKISLSWPWARSHLRNRRICFESRISYYTCFFYQQQEQNSLFSRKSYTKRTKKCFAQLREEPTGIARKGSIAGAVALIIGTSIGSGILALPQKASPAGLVPSSISMIICWAFLLIEALVLVEVNVALRRKKRKKEEEKELEVISIRTMAQETLGDWGGTVATVTYLFLGYTSIIAYSSKSGEILFHLINFPASFSGFFFTVIFTMLISIGGTRVTDQVNQWLTTSMIGLLLAIEVLAVIYGGWSGLEGSGNWGKVPDTIPVIIFSLVYHDLTPVLCAYLGGDLTRIRTSILLGSLFPLLALLVWDAVALGLSAPADQVVDPVELLMRVKWSGVSLMVEAFSLFAVGTSLIGTLLGFSEFFKEQLNNFSWQPSSTPKIQRLNNVFNLRKWWGRNKISFMAMTMAVAPSLFVSTTVPDAFSAATDIAGGYCMTMLYGVLPPAMAWKMLNREAEDTESKAFSKARPVLLGVGLFACGIVVEQILQDIISFHS from the exons ATGGAGTCGCAGCGCATGCCTCCATCTTACCCTCTACATCCCAAAATCCACAGAAATGCGAAAATAAGTCTGTCGTGGCCATGGGCGAGAAGTCATCTGAGGAACAGAAGAATTTGCTTCGAATCCAGGAT CAGCTATTACACTTGTTTCTTCTACCAGCAGCAAGAGCAGAATTCGCTATTTAGTAGGAAAAGTTACACTAAAAGGACGAAGAAATGTTTCGCACAACTGAGAGAAGAACCTACCGGTATAGCTAGGAAGGGAAGTATTGCCGGCGCTGTTGCTCTCATTATTGGCACCAGTATTGGGTCAGGGATACTTGCACTGCCACAGAAGGCTTCCCCCGCA GGACTAGTTCCGAGTTCAATTTCAATGATAATATGTTGGGCATTTCTCTTAATTGAGGCGCTTGTGCTTGTCGAAGTCAATGTGGCGCTGCggagaaagaagaggaagaaagaggaagagaaagagttAGAGGTCATTTCTATTAGGACAATGGCCCAAGAGACGCTAGGAGACTGGGGTGGAACTGTAGCCACCGTGACCTATCTTTTCTTGGGCTACACTTCCATTATTGCTTATAGTTCCAAGTCTGGAGAGATCCTtttccatttgatcaatttTCCGGCCTCGTTTTCAGGCTTCTTCTTCACTGTAATCTTTACCATGCTCATCTCCATTGGCGGGACTCGTGTCACAGATCAAGTCAACCAATGGCTCACAACTTCCATGATAG GTCTGCTTCTGGCAATTGAGGTGCTAGCAGTTATTTATGGAGGGTGGTCGGGATTGGAGGGAAGCGGTAACTGGGGGAAAGTTCCAGATACGATTCCtgtcattattttttctttagtttatcaTGATCTAACACCTG TTCTTTGCGCTTATTTGGGTGGTGACCTTACACGCATAAGGACTTCAATTTTGCTTGGTAGTCTTTTTCCGTTGCTGGCATTGCTTGTATGGGATGCAGTTGCACTTGGTCTCTCTGCCCCGGCCGACCAAGTTGTTGACCCCGTGGAATTGCTCATGAG GGTAAAATGGAGCGGGGTATCGCTTATGGTTGAGGCTTTCTCCCTCTTTGCGGTCGGAACATCGCTAATTGGCACACTACTGGGATTCTCTGAGTTCTTCAAGGAGCAACTTAATAACTTTTCATGGCAGCCTTCTTCAACACCAAAAATACAG AGACTAAACAATGTTTTCAATCTGAGAAAATGGTGGGGAAGGAATAAAATTAGCTTCATGGCTATGACAATGGCTGTTGCTCCATCTCTTTTTGTGTCAACTACCGTTCCAGATGCATTCTCAGCGGCCACTGACATTGCT GGAGGCTACTGTATGACGATGCTTTATGGAGTTCTTCCACCCGCAATGGCATGGAAGATGCTTAACAGAGAAGCCGAGGATACTGAAAGCAAAGCATTTTCAAAAGCAAGGCCAGTACTGCTTGGAGTAGGATTATTTGCATGCGGTATAGTGGTAGAGCAAATCCTGCAGGATATCATATCATTCCATTCCTAG